A window of Bacillaceae bacterium S4-13-56 contains these coding sequences:
- a CDS encoding YqzK family protein, producing the protein MSKWLVSIADMLKIFILFMVCTLIFYIGLQMIHKEYEQLHRYDQPQGKVVKVFQPDESTWLDRLSIFFRLGE; encoded by the coding sequence ATGTCCAAGTGGTTGGTTTCTATCGCAGATATGTTAAAAATATTTATTTTATTTATGGTATGTACTTTAATTTTTTATATTGGTTTACAAATGATTCATAAAGAATATGAACAATTGCATCGCTATGATCAGCCGCAAGGTAAAGTTGTGAAGGTTTTCCAACCTGACGAGTCTACTTGGTTAGATCGTTTGTCAATTTTTTTTCGCTTAGGAGAGTAG
- a CDS encoding Fur family transcriptional regulator, translated as MEHRIDRIKKQLHAQSYKLTPQREATVRVLLENEKDHLSAEDVYLLVKEKAPEIGLATVYRTLELLSELKIVDKINFGDGVSRYDLRKEGAEHFHHHLVCIECGSVVEIEEDLLSDVEKIVENEWGFQVKDHRLTFHGICKKCQVKELVKA; from the coding sequence ATGGAACATAGAATAGATAGAATCAAGAAACAGTTACATGCGCAAAGCTACAAGTTAACACCCCAACGAGAAGCGACAGTTCGTGTACTACTTGAGAATGAAAAAGATCATTTAAGCGCAGAAGATGTTTACCTCCTCGTGAAAGAGAAGGCGCCAGAGATTGGGTTAGCAACTGTTTATCGCACATTGGAACTGTTGTCTGAATTGAAAATTGTTGACAAGATAAATTTTGGTGATGGAGTTTCCCGTTATGATCTTCGAAAAGAAGGTGCAGAGCATTTCCACCATCATTTAGTGTGTATTGAATGTGGCTCCGTTGTAGAGATTGAAGAAGACTTATTAAGTGATGTTGAAAAAATTGTGGAAAACGAGTGGGGTTTCCAGGTCAAGGACCACCGCTTAACTTTTCATGGAATCTGTAAAAAATGCCAAGTAAAAGAATTAGTAAAAGCCTAA
- the spoIIM gene encoding stage II sporulation protein M — MELKANPIQHHMRQYATFYLFTTILFLMGIIFGAVLVNSMGFIQKQDLSFYLEQFFQDVLKEPVFSTHTLFQMSAMYNLKTLLLIFILGLSIIGMPVIWFILFVKGLVVGFTVGFLVNQMGWHGFLLASGSVALQNVLLIPVFILAASLAMIFSYTLMQNLFAKRLKQPLLPPFMRYVTLFALIGGVVVIAAGIEAYLSSQAMKSIVSLIIN, encoded by the coding sequence ATGGAGCTAAAAGCGAATCCGATACAACACCATATGAGGCAATACGCTACCTTTTACTTATTTACTACTATCCTATTTTTAATGGGGATTATTTTTGGAGCAGTTTTAGTTAACAGTATGGGATTTATACAGAAACAGGATTTATCTTTTTATTTAGAGCAATTTTTTCAAGATGTTCTGAAAGAACCCGTTTTCTCAACTCATACTCTGTTCCAAATGAGTGCTATGTATAATTTGAAAACTTTGTTGCTCATTTTTATATTAGGTTTATCAATTATAGGTATGCCAGTTATTTGGTTTATTTTGTTTGTGAAGGGTCTTGTTGTCGGTTTTACAGTAGGTTTTCTAGTTAATCAGATGGGATGGCATGGATTTTTATTAGCCTCTGGATCCGTTGCTCTACAAAATGTTTTGTTAATCCCCGTATTTATTTTAGCAGCAAGCCTAGCGATGATTTTTTCATATACTCTTATGCAAAACCTCTTTGCCAAAAGACTTAAGCAGCCCCTGTTACCACCATTTATGAGATATGTAACATTGTTTGCGTTAATTGGAGGGGTTGTGGTAATTGCTGCGGGAATCGAAGCCTATTTGTCCTCGCAGGCAATGAAATCAATTGTCTCCTTAATCATTAATTAA